A stretch of Apteryx mantelli isolate bAptMan1 chromosome 24, bAptMan1.hap1, whole genome shotgun sequence DNA encodes these proteins:
- the LOC136994156 gene encoding olfactory receptor 14J1-like — TVMAYDRYVAICKPLHYGTIMSSRACVKMAAAAWSSGFLDALLHTANTFSIPLCQGNVVEQFFCEIPQILKLSCSDTYLRELGALVVTLCIAFGCFIFIVLSYVQIFTAVLRIPSEQGRHKAFSMCLPHLAVVSLCVSTAMFAYLKPPSISSPALDLVVSVLYAVVPPTVNPLIYSMRNKELKDALK; from the coding sequence actgtcatggcctatgaccgctacgtggccatctgcaaacccctgcactatgggaccatcatgagcagcagagcttgtgtcaaaatggcagcagctgcctggagcagtggttttctcgatgctctcctgcacactgctaacacattttccataccactctgccaaggcaatgttgtggagcagttcttctgtgaaatcccccagatcctcaagctctcctgctcagacacctacctcagggaacttggcgctcttgtggttactctttgtatagcctttgggtgtttcattttcattgtgctgtcctatgtgcagatcttcactgctgtgctgaggatcccctctgagcagggccggcacaaagccttctccatgtgcctgcctcacctagccgtggtctccctgtgtgtcagcactgcaatgtttgcctacctgaagcccccctccatctcctccccagctttggatctggtggtgtctgttctttatgcagtggtgcctccaacagtgaatcccctcatctacagcatgaggaacaaggagctcaaggacgcactgaag